GCCGACCGAACGCAGCGGTCGGCCGTCGGCCGCGTAATAATTCTGCGAGCGCTCGTGCACCCATTTGATGCTGCCGTCGGCGAATTGCAGGCGGTGTTGGATATCGTAAGGCTGGCTGTTGGCGAGCGAAGCTTGGTAGGCGCGATCGACCTGCTCCCGGTCCTCCGGATGCACCAACGCCAGAAACGCTTGGTAGCTGTGCGGCGGCTCGGTCCGGGTCAATTCGAAAATCCGGTAGACCTGCTCGGACCAGGTCAGGCGGCCGCTGGCCAAATCCAGCTCCCAATGGCCCAATTGGGCGATGTGCTGGGCCTCTTTCAACAGGCTTTCGCTGCGGCGCAAGCGCTCCTGCTGTTGCTTCAACACCGTGATATCGGTGGCGCAGATCACGGCGCCTTCTTCCTTACCCTGCGGGTTATGCTGCACGCTGCCCTTGAGCCAATAATGCCGGTAACGCCCGTCGCGGCCGCGCAAACGGTGCTCGGCCGCATAATCGCCCCGGCAGCGCACCGTCTCGAATAACGGCGAATGCACCGGCCAAGGCAGGCTACCCAGCTCTGCGGCCAGGCTTTGGCGTTCCGCCGGATGCAGCCAAGCATCGGCAACGGCCGGTTCCGGCTCCGCGCCTACAGCAGCCAGTTCCTGCGCACATTGCTGATTGATCCGAAGTAAGCGCCCGTCCGGGCCGAGTACGATCATCAAGGCGCCGGTGCTGTCCATCACCCGTTGGATGAAATTGCTTTGGCTCTGGTAACGCTGGTTGGCTTCGCGTAACGCATTGCCGTGCGATTCCAGCGCCCGCAGCATCTCGTCGGTACGCTCGGCATCCCGGCTCATTTGCCGTTCCAACGCGGCGTTGGCCAGGCGCAAGGCTTCCACTTCGGTCCGCAACCGCGCCAGTTCCTGCTGCAATGCCGCTTCATTCATGGTGTTGCGGAGCGAAATAAACGCTGAGCAAAGCCACCGCGCGTTCCACGGCCGCGGCGACCGGTGCCGACAAGCCCGGCCGGAAAGGCTCCACGGCGGCGGCTTCGACGCCGACGATGCGCACCGTCGGCGCCGGTTCCGGCATTACCGCCAACGCCGCCAGCAGATAGCCGACACCGTGGCCGTGGCCGGCCGCCGCCGACTCCAGCGGAATGGCTTCCGCCGCCAGCTCCAACAACCTGCCGGGGTGGCCGGCCGGAGCCAGCGCATCGACGACGACGACCTCGGCGCAATCCCGGAACAGCGCCAGCGCGGCAAGGCCGGGCGTACCGGCATCGAACAGGCGCACGTCCGCCGCCAACGGCAACTGGGACAAGCGCTGGTAAACGGCCGGCCCGAAGCCGTCGTCGCCATGCAAGGGATTACCGAAACACAGAATGTGGCGCATCATCGCGGCAATAGGCGGGAATCAAGGCGCGAAACGCAACTTTTTTCCGCTGTCCAACATATGCACGGTACAGACCAGGCAGGGATCGTGCGAGCGGATGATATGGCCGATTTCTATCGGATCGTCGGGGTCCTGCACCGCCACGCCGACCAGACTCTGCTCCCAGTGGCCGGGCAGGCCGTTACTGTCGCGCGGCGACGCGTTCCAGGCGGTGGGGGTGACGATTTGGTATTGGGCGATGACGCCGTCTTCGATTTTCAGCCAGTGGCCCAACGCGCCGCGGGCAGCCATGATCAGGCCGAAACCTTCGCCGTCGATTTCGGCGGATTTGGCCGGATTCAGGATATGCGGCTGACCGATGTCGGCAGCCAATTCTTCCAACATGCGCCGGGCTCCCGCCAATTCGTAAGCGATGCGGCGCACTCTGGCGAACTGGCGCAGCCAGGCATTGCCGCCTTCCGCCGCATGCAGCGACCGAATCAGCGCATCGCCGCCGATCAGCAGTTCCGCCAGGGGCCCGGTCTGCACCGCCTTGTCGCCGTAGCGCGGCGCCTTGGCCCAGGTATAGCGGTCGCTGTTGGGCTGAAAATCCGGCACCGTTTCGCCGTTCAGCGGATGCCGGCCGCCCGGGTAAGGCCGAAACCAGGAGTGGCGCACGTGTTCGTTGACCAATTGCTGGTCGAAGGGGCTCAGCGTGGCACTGTCGCCGTCGTAGAAGCCGCCCGGCAGCAGCCGGCCCGACGCCTGCTGCGGATCGCACCACGCGCCGAAACTCAACATGTGCCGGGTCCCGGCCGCCATGCCGTGCAACCCGAGCGAGCGGGCGCAACGGCTCAACAAGCCGAGCGCACTATCGGCATGGGCCGGCGTTTCCAGCCATTCGAAATAGGCATCGGCACTGTCCAACGCCAACCATTCGTCGAGCGGCGCACCGACGATAACCTGTTCGTACCAATGCTGGATATCGTCCAACACCGCGCGGCAGGCCAAAATCCGCCGCAAATCGGGCGGTATCGTGACGCCGCCCGGCAGCATGTAGGAGGAATGCGGCCATTGCCCGCCGAATTGGGCGACGACCTCGACCGCCTTGCGGCTTTGGGCCAGAGTCTGCCGATAAATCGAGCCGCGGAACGGTTCGAAACGCTCGGTCAACTCGGCAAACCAGGCCTGGTCCCGGTAACGCGGATTGCAAAAATCCGGCGCGAAAAACAGAAAGGTCTGGCGCAGGTCGTTTTGTATGCCCTCGGCGATCAGGCACAGGTTGCGGATTCGCACCGCATTCGGCGGCACCGGCACCTGCCAGATTTGCTCCAGCGCCAGCACCGCCGAATAAAGATGCGCGGTACCGCAAATGCCGCAAACCCGCGGCGTGATCACCAAGCTGTCGCGCGGCGCCCGGCCCAGCATGATTTGTTCGAAACCGCGGTACAGCGTGCCGACGGTGCGGGCTTCCGCGACGACGCCGTCCTCCAACACCACGGCAATTTCCAGATCGCCTTCGACCCGGTTCAGACTCAGATTGAGCTCGACTCTAGCCATCAGACGTCCATCTCTTTATCGCGCACCCGAGCCGGCGCCGCGGCCCGCGCCAGATTTTTGTAGGCCATGTAGCGGGCGCGCTCGACTCCGAGCGGGAGCCGCACCGGAATATCGCCGATTTTCGGGGTACTGAACAAATCGGCTTCGCGCGGAAAGGTCGGCGACGTACAACCGAAGCACGGCACGCCGGCCCGGGTCTTGCTGCTGACGCCGTTCCACAGGTCGCTGTTGCAAACCGCTTGCGTCATCGGCCCCTGGCAACCCAAATTGAAAAACAGACAGGCGCGGCCGCCGGGCTCCAGTTCCTCGATGTCGTATTCGTGGTATTCGTTGCGGGTGCAGCCTTGATGGACGATGGTGTTGAAAAACGCCTGCGGCCGGTTCAAACCGTCCAACGGCAGCGGCCATCCGGCGGCCAGACCGGCCAGGGTTTGCGTCATCGTATGCGGATGGGCCGGGCAGCCGGCAACGTTGACTACCGGTAAACCGCGCCGGGAGCGCCATTCCGGCGGCAGCAAACCGCCCGGCCGGTCGCGGTCGAATTGCAGGCCGATACAGTCGCTGGGATTGGGCGCCGCCGCATGCACGCCGCCGAACGCGGCGCAGGTGCCCATCGCCACCACGACGCCGGCCTGTTGCGCCAATTCGCGCACCATCTCCATTTTCGCCCGGCCGCGGTAGCTGTCGTACAGTCCGGTACCGCGCGGCGCCGTGACGATACTGCCTTCCACACATAAAATATCCAGCGTTTGCTCGCCGCTGACGATGCGCTGGTAGATCGCATCGTGCTGGCTCATCGGCTGGTGGGATAGCGAGGGGTGCCAGAGGAGTTCGACGCCGTGGTCGGTCAACAACTGCTCCAAGCTCGGCGTTTCGGCCGACAAAATAGCCAAAGAATCGCCGCCGCAGGCGCCGGTCTGCAACCAGAATAATGTAGCCATCGTTCGCCTCCAGCCCGATTTCAAAGACCCATCTTAATAAATCGGGCATTTGAGCGCCAACGGAAACGCAACCCTCCGACGAGCGGGCCTACAAAAAGCGCTCGCGGCCTTGGCCGGCACTATCCGAACCTTGCCGGGGCCGCTATCGTGCTTAAGAATTTTGCCGGCGGTGACAAAACGCAGCGGCGCCCGCCGGAAAGACGGCTTAATTTGCCGGCATGGCTGCCGGCGCTAGCCCTTCAGGACCCAAGGAAAATAAGTCAGCACCAGTTCGGCGATGGTTTTGTTCAATTCGGTATTCTGGGCGTTGACGTATTCCACTTTCTCGTACAGTTTCAACGAGTCGCCAACCGCCGGCATACTGAATTCGCACATCGTAAACAGCGAATAACACCAGGCGTAAATCACCGGGATATTGGACTTCAGGTGTTTTTGGGTTTCTTCTTGCAGCCATTTAGCCTGACCGGTTTTGCTTTGCTGGGTATCGATGATATCGACCGTGATATCGGTAAACTCTTTCAGCGCCTTGGCCCTGACCCGGTTGTCCTCGTCGATATGCTCTTTGGCAAAAACGTTCAGCGTCATACCCTTTCTATCGACGATATTCGGGATGTCGCCGTGGCGCCCGGAAAACACTTTGAAATTTTTATGGCCTTGAGAGCGCAACAACGCAACAAGCGGCAGCCAGGAGTTTTCGCCGGTTATCGTCACCGACAGGTATAGCTGGCCGACCTGAACCCAGGGGCAATCTTCGTCTTTGACGTCACCCGATAACAGATTCTTACTGATCACGCTCGGCTTGGCGGTCGAGTTGTGGTTGTACAAGGTATTGGTCGGTTTGGTAGCCATACTGAGCCCCCGGAAATTGGTTAAGGTGGTCCAAGTCTAGCCGCAAGCCTCCGAAAAGCCAGCGCGGCGCAAACCGCTGCCGTTGCAGGCAGACAAGCGGCGCTAGCGAGATAGGCCGGCACCGGTGCATGCTGGTAGAATAGGCCTTTTGACTCGTTAGCGATCATGCGTCTAATCCGTGGGCTGAACCATCTCGACCCGTTGCGCAACGGCTGTGTCTTGACGATCGGCAATTTCGACGGCCTGCATTTGGGCCACCGCCTGGTGATCGAAAAACTGGCCGAGCACGGCCGCCGGCTGCAACTGCCGACCGTGGCGATGGTGTTCGAACCGCAACCGCTGGAATATTTTTTGGCCGACCACGCGCCTTCCCGCTTGACCCGCTTACGCGAGAAAGCCATCCAATTCGCCAAACTGCCGATCGACGAATTATTGGTGATGCCGTTCAAGCGTAGCCTGGCCGATTGCGACGCCGAGCAATTCATCGCCGACATCCTGGTCCGCCGGCTGAACGTCAAGCATTTGGTGGTCGGCGACGACTTCCATTTCGGCAAGGCCCGCCGCGGCAATTTCGCGTTATTGCAGCATCGCGGCGAAACGTACGGCTTTAGCGTGGAAGATAGCCATTCCTTCGAGCTGGCCGGGCTACGAGTCAGCAGCACCTTGATCCGCGACGCGCTGGGCGAAGGCGATCTGGCCCAGGCCAAACTAATGCTGGGCCGTGATTATTCGGTCTGCGGCCGGGTCGCCCACGGCGACAAGCGCGGCCGCGAGCTGGGTTTTCCAACCGCCAACGTGCGCATGCAACGCAAGAATACCCCCATCGTCGGCGTCTACGCAGTGACGATGACCGGACTGGACGGCAAGGAATACCAGGGCGTCGCCAACGTCGGCTCGCGGCCGACCGTGGACGGCGGCGCCAAAGTGGTACTGGAGACGCATTTGTTCAACTTCAATAAGGACATCTACGGCCATTACGTCGAAGTGCATTTCAAGCACAAGCTGCGCGACGAAATCCGCTTCGACTCGCTGGACGCACTGAAGCGGCAAATCGGCCTGGATGTGGCGCAAGCCCAGCGGTTTTTCGGATGAAGGCTGAGACGATGCTCGACAATACCCCCGTTCCGTCCCCTTGCGTCCGAAATTGCTGCCTGGACGACAGCGACATCTGTCTGGGCTGTTTCCGCTCGCTGGACGAGATCCGCAACTGGAGCAACGCCGATAACGCCAGCCGCGAGCAAATACTGCACCGGGCGGCAGCGCGGCGCCAATCCCGCCCCTCCCCGCTTTTTTTAACGAACAAGGACTCATCGCCGCAATGACAGAGGATGCCGAAGACGAACTGGTCCGCAAAGCTTTAAAAAACATCAAAATCCCGCCGGCGCCGCACGTTTTGGATAAGCTGCACAAGGAATTGCAGAAAGACGAGCCCGAGCTGGAGACGGTCGCCGAGATACTGGCGCAGGACATCGGCTTGTCGGCGCTGGTATTGCGCAGCGTCAATTCGCCGTATTTCGGCTTACGCACCAAAGCCGTGTCGATCCAACACGCCACCTCGCTATTCGGCCTGCGCAATATCGTCAATATCGTGGCCGGTCTGGCGTTGCGGCGGGTGTTCGAAGAGACAGAAGGCGCCAACCCGCCCAATTTTTGGGATTCGCCGCTGAACGTGGCGATGGCCGCGGCCGCGATAGCCCGCGCGGTGTTTTATTCGCGGCCTGACGAGGCCTACATGCTCGGCTTGTTCCATAACGCCGGCCACCCTTTGCTGACCCAGCACTTTGCCGGCTATGCCGAGTTCATGTCGCAACACATCAACGCGGCGGACCAGTCGATCTGCGCCGCCGAAGACCGCCAATACCAGGTCGAGCACGCCGTACTCGGTTATTACCTGGCCCGAGCCTGGGGCCTGGATAAACGCATCGCCAATGTGATCCGCGACCACCACCAGGTCAAGGAACGCTTCGCCGCACGCGACCGCGGCGACCCCAGCGAATTGAGCCTGCTGGCGATCCTGAAAATGGCCGAACATATCGATAAGTTGTTTTGGGGCTACCAGCCCGATTACGAATGGCTGGAAATCCAAGACCTGATCCTGAACTTCGTCGGCCTTAGCGAGCAAGACTTCGCCGAACTGCACCAGGACATCGCCGACAACGTCCTCGGCGGCTTGACCCGCTAGTTACGCCGCTTGCGCAGCACCGGCTGCAGATCCAGCCGGTAGGCTAGCGCCAGATAAATCAGCATGCCGAAACTGCCGCAGAGCCAGACGTCCCATCGATACTGCGCCACCGCGTAACGGTCGGCGAAATACAGGCTCAAACCCAACGCGAAGTAAAACCCGATCTTGGCCAGAGGATAGTCGACCGGATAGTAAATCCGGCCCAAGCCCCAGGACAGCAGTACCATAAACCCGTAGCAAACCAGCGTGGCCCAGGCGGCGCCGATATAGCCGTACTGCGGAATCAGCAGGATATTCAACGCCACGGTGACGCCGGCGCCGGCCAACGACACCCAGGCGCCCAGCCCGGTGCGGTCGCTGAGTTTGTACCAAACCGATAGATTGACGTAGATGCCGAGCAACAAATTCGCGATCAATAAAATCGGCACGACGACCAAGCCCTCGCGAAATTCGGCGCCGATAAAATATTTAAACAGGTCGATGAATAAGGCCACCAATAAAAAAATCGACACGCCGGCGATGACGAAATACTGCATCACCAACGCATAAGCACGTTTGGCGTCGGCCCGGCCGGCGTAAGAGAAGAAAAAAGGTTCGCCGGCATAGCGAAAGGCTTGCACGAACAGCGTCATCAGGATCGATAACTTGTAACAGGCGCCGTAGATGCCCAACTGCTGCAGATTGGTTTGCAGATCGTACGGCAACAGTTGCTTCAATATCGCCCGGTCCAACATCTCGTTGACCATACCGGCCAGACCGATCACGATCATCGGCAGCGAATAGCGCAGCACCGGCGCCAGCACCGCCCACTCCAGGCCGAACGGCACGGCACGGAATTGCGGCAACAACATCAGCAACTTAGCGGCACTGGCCGCCAGATTGGCGATAAAGATATAACCGACGCCGACTTGCGGGTCGTAGTACCCGGCAATCGCGCTATCCGGCCATAGTGCCGCGAGTTTCGGCCACAGCAGTAACAACAGCAAATTCAGGCCGATGGCGACCAAAATCTCGGCCATTTTAATCCCGGCAAAACGCCAAGCCCGGTTCTCGGCGCGCAGTTTGGCGAACGGCAAGGCCGACAACGCATCCAGCGCCAGTATCCAGGTAAACCAGACCGCATATTCCGGATGCTGCGGGTATTGCAACCAAGCCGCCAACGTCTCTTGCCAGTACCAGACGGCCCCGACCAAAGCCAAATTGGCGAGCAGCAACAGACTCAACGCATTGCGGTAAACCCGCTCGCCGTCGAACTCCGGCCGCTGCCGAAAGCGGAAATAGCCGGTCTCCAGCCCCAATACCAGCAACACCGCAAAAAATCCGGCATAGGCGTAAAACTCGGAGACGACGCCGTATTCGCCGGTGCCGAAGGTATAGGTGTAAAGCGGCACCAGCAGGTAATTCAGGAACCGGCCAACAATACTGCTCAGGCCGTAGACCGCGGTTTGGGAAACGAGTTGGCGTAAAGACATTGATCGATTGTGTCGACGAAGGCCGCGGCGCGGCCGGTGGGATTATTGTATGCGTTTAGGCCGGTTCGGCGGGACCGGACGGCGCACAGGCATGGCCGATCAAAACTTCGGCGGCCTCGCGGGCCGAGCGCATCGGCGCCGAGCCGCGCTGCATCTGCTCCCGCACCAGCGCGCCGGCAATCAGCATCGATAAATGCTTGGCCAGACTGTCGGGGTCGCGGGCGCCGGCCTCGGCGGCCAGCGTCGCCAACAAGCGGCGAAAGCCTTCGGAAAAATCGGCCGCCGCCTGCTGCACCGGGCTGCCGGCGTCGGCGAATTCGGCCGAGGCGTTGATGAACGGGCAACCGCGAAACGCCGGGCTGGCTTGCAGCCGTTCGAACACATCGAATACGGCCAGCAATTTCCGCCGCGGATCGGCGCCGGATTGGGCCAATTCCGCCTCGATGATGCCCTGCAACTTGACACGGCTCTTACTCAAATGCGCGACCACCAAATCATCCTTGGACGGAAAGTATTTATACAGGCTCATCTTGGTCGTGCCGGCGGCCTTGACGATGGCGTCGACGCCGGTGGCCTTAATCCCTTGGCTGTAAAACAGCTCCGAAGCGACGTCGAGGATATGTTGCTGAAGATTTCGGGCCATACGCGGATATTTGCAAAAACGGAGTTGAAACTATACCGACCGGTCTGTATTATTGCAACAGACTGACCGGTCTGTTTTAAAGCACTTTTACTTGATGGAGATAATTCGATGATCACTTTATACGGCATAGCAATCAGCAACTATTACAACAAAGTCAAACTGGCCTTGATGGAAAAGGAAATCGCCTTCGTCGAAGAAGCGGTGCGCCCGAGCCAAAACGAAGCGGTGTTGAAACGGTCGCCGCTGGGCAAAGTTCCGTTCATCAAAACCCCGGAAGGCTATTTGTCCGAATCGCAAGCGATATTGGAATACCTGGAAGACGCGTTTCCTGAACATTCGCTGTTTCCTGCCAACGCTTTCGAACGCGGTAAATGCCGCGAGTTTATCCAGCATATCGAACTGAACGTGGAGCTGATTGCCCGCCGCCTGTATGCCGAAGCGCTTTTCGGCGGCAGCGTGTCGCAAGAAACCAAGGACGAAGTCCGGCAAAAACTCGACACCGGTTTGACCGGCTTGGCCAAATTGTTGAAGCTGGCGCCTTACGCGCTGGGCGATTCGTTTACCGCCGCCGACGTCGTCGCCTGGCCGCATCTGCAACTGGTCGGTTTCGCCACCCAAAAAATTTACGGCGAAAACTTGGTTAACAGCCATATCCCCGGCATCGAAAGTTATATGCAACTGATCGAAAGCCGGCCTCATGCGCAAACCGTAGCCGCCGACCGCGCTACGGCGCTGGCAGCGTTTTTCGCCAACCAGTAACCGTTCCGCAGCCGCCGGACTCGAGCAATTCGAAGCCGGCGGCGTATGCCTTAGCGCGAATCTGGTGCGGAAATTGGCGTTTATTTTTCGCCGGATTGGCTATCTCGAATCGTGGCAAGACGGCTTCACCGTCGCGCTTATTCCCGCCGATGAAAAGGCGGGAGCCGCACGCCCTGAATTAAATCTTTCATTTACCGCTGCGTCTGCCCGTTCGTCGATATCAAACTGGTGGCACAACGCTTGTTGTTTTTGACCGAGAAAGCCCTGCGGCCGGACGATTTTTTACAGACCAGTTTGGAGAAAGTTTGGCTGAAGCGGTAAGCCGAAACCAGGACCGACGCTAGTCGTCCGGCTTGAGAAAGGTTATGGAAGGGAAATTTGGCTCCGGTAAACCGGGCTCGAGGGTCGACGCGGGCGGGCCTGTGAGGACGCCGGTCCGCGCCGGGTTAAAGCTTAGGCTTCGTAGTTGGCGCTGGCGAATTCCCAGTTAACCAAGGCCCAGAACGCTTCCAAGTATTTCGGGCGCAGGTTGCGGAAATCGATGTAATAGGCGTGCTCCCAAACGTCGCAGGTCAAAATCGGAGTTTTGCCGTCGGTCAATGGGCAACCGGCATTGCTGGTGCTGACCAGTTCCAGACCGCCCTTGTCGTTTTTCACCAGCCATGCCCAGCCTGAACCGAACGTGGTGACGGCGCATTTGGTGAATTCTTCTTTGAATTTCTCGAACGAACCGAAGCTTCTTTCGATCGCGTTTGCCAAGCCGCCGGTAGGTTCGCCGCCGCCGTTGGGAGACAGGCAGTTCCAGTAGAAAGTGTGGTTCCAGACTTGCGCTGCGTTGTTAAACACGCCGCCAGACGATTTTTTGACGATTTCTTCCAGAGACAAACCTTCGAACTCGGTACCCGGAACCAGATTGTTCAGGTTGGTCACGTAGGTTTGGTGGTGTTTGCCGTAGTGGTATTCGATGGTTTCGGCGGAAATGTGCGGCGCCAAAGCATCTTTGGCGTACGGTAATGCAGGTAATTCAAAACTCATCTTTAATTCTCCAGATTGATTGAACAGCAGCAGTGACTAGGTGCGGACCGGGTCCAACCTAATTACCTAGCATTATAATAAAGAATTATTCCGAATTTAAAAGCACATTTAATTCAATGGCTTAGTATTTTTTGCCGGGACGCGGCCGCATCGCGGCGCCCGACTGCGCCAAGCAAGCCAAAAACCTTAAAAAATCAAAGCATTATAAGATCGCAACCAATAGGCTAAAACCGGCGTCGGAAGTGGTGCGTCAGTTGATCATGACCACACCGCCCTTCAGCGTCAACGTGCCGTCGCCGTTGACGGAAGTCTGCAAGCCTTTCAATTCCGCTTGAGTATCGGCTTGGATTTTGACGGTCATGCCTTTGATCGTCACGCCGCTTTGATCGAGCTTGATACTGCTCGACCCGACTCTGAGTTCTATCGATTGCTCGGCTTCTTCGAGAATGGCGCCTTTATCCAGCTTTACCGTCAGATTGCCCGATCCTAAACTAACTGTACGGTTACCGGAGCTGACGGTCAATTCGTCATTACCTCGTTTGATCTCGACGGTACGGTTGCCGGTCTTGACCGTCAACTTGTCGTTACCCTGATCCAGCGTCACGGTGCGGTGGTTATAAATATCTATGGTTTGGTCGCCGGGATCTGCCCTCTCGAAACCTATTTTCTGTACGTCGTTGTTCTTGACGATGCGGGTAAAGTTCTTTTCCGCTTGCATATAGATTTCTTCTTCGTCTTTTTTATCTTCGAAGCGTAATTCGTTGAAGTTCCCGGCCTCACCGTTTGGCGTG
Above is a window of Methylomonas koyamae DNA encoding:
- a CDS encoding glutathione S-transferase family protein, yielding MITLYGIAISNYYNKVKLALMEKEIAFVEEAVRPSQNEAVLKRSPLGKVPFIKTPEGYLSESQAILEYLEDAFPEHSLFPANAFERGKCREFIQHIELNVELIARRLYAEALFGGSVSQETKDEVRQKLDTGLTGLAKLLKLAPYALGDSFTAADVVAWPHLQLVGFATQKIYGENLVNSHIPGIESYMQLIESRPHAQTVAADRATALAAFFANQ
- a CDS encoding DUF1289 domain-containing protein yields the protein MLDNTPVPSPCVRNCCLDDSDICLGCFRSLDEIRNWSNADNASREQILHRAAARRQSRPSPLFLTNKDSSPQ
- a CDS encoding TetR/AcrR family transcriptional regulator, producing MARNLQQHILDVASELFYSQGIKATGVDAIVKAAGTTKMSLYKYFPSKDDLVVAHLSKSRVKLQGIIEAELAQSGADPRRKLLAVFDVFERLQASPAFRGCPFINASAEFADAGSPVQQAAADFSEGFRRLLATLAAEAGARDPDSLAKHLSMLIAGALVREQMQRGSAPMRSAREAAEVLIGHACAPSGPAEPA
- a CDS encoding polysaccharide biosynthesis C-terminal domain-containing protein → MSLRQLVSQTAVYGLSSIVGRFLNYLLVPLYTYTFGTGEYGVVSEFYAYAGFFAVLLVLGLETGYFRFRQRPEFDGERVYRNALSLLLLANLALVGAVWYWQETLAAWLQYPQHPEYAVWFTWILALDALSALPFAKLRAENRAWRFAGIKMAEILVAIGLNLLLLLLWPKLAALWPDSAIAGYYDPQVGVGYIFIANLAASAAKLLMLLPQFRAVPFGLEWAVLAPVLRYSLPMIVIGLAGMVNEMLDRAILKQLLPYDLQTNLQQLGIYGACYKLSILMTLFVQAFRYAGEPFFFSYAGRADAKRAYALVMQYFVIAGVSIFLLVALFIDLFKYFIGAEFREGLVVVPILLIANLLLGIYVNLSVWYKLSDRTGLGAWVSLAGAGVTVALNILLIPQYGYIGAAWATLVCYGFMVLLSWGLGRIYYPVDYPLAKIGFYFALGLSLYFADRYAVAQYRWDVWLCGSFGMLIYLALAYRLDLQPVLRKRRN
- a CDS encoding NADH:ubiquinone oxidoreductase, encoding MATLFWLQTGACGGDSLAILSAETPSLEQLLTDHGVELLWHPSLSHQPMSQHDAIYQRIVSGEQTLDILCVEGSIVTAPRGTGLYDSYRGRAKMEMVRELAQQAGVVVAMGTCAAFGGVHAAAPNPSDCIGLQFDRDRPGGLLPPEWRSRRGLPVVNVAGCPAHPHTMTQTLAGLAAGWPLPLDGLNRPQAFFNTIVHQGCTRNEYHEYDIEELEPGGRACLFFNLGCQGPMTQAVCNSDLWNGVSSKTRAGVPCFGCTSPTFPREADLFSTPKIGDIPVRLPLGVERARYMAYKNLARAAAPARVRDKEMDV
- a CDS encoding hydrogenase maturation protease, with protein sequence MMRHILCFGNPLHGDDGFGPAVYQRLSQLPLAADVRLFDAGTPGLAALALFRDCAEVVVVDALAPAGHPGRLLELAAEAIPLESAAAGHGHGVGYLLAALAVMPEPAPTVRIVGVEAAAVEPFRPGLSAPVAAAVERAVALLSVYFAPQHHE
- the ribF gene encoding bifunctional riboflavin kinase/FAD synthetase yields the protein MRLIRGLNHLDPLRNGCVLTIGNFDGLHLGHRLVIEKLAEHGRRLQLPTVAMVFEPQPLEYFLADHAPSRLTRLREKAIQFAKLPIDELLVMPFKRSLADCDAEQFIADILVRRLNVKHLVVGDDFHFGKARRGNFALLQHRGETYGFSVEDSHSFELAGLRVSSTLIRDALGEGDLAQAKLMLGRDYSVCGRVAHGDKRGRELGFPTANVRMQRKNTPIVGVYAVTMTGLDGKEYQGVANVGSRPTVDGGAKVVLETHLFNFNKDIYGHYVEVHFKHKLRDEIRFDSLDALKRQIGLDVAQAQRFFG
- the sodB gene encoding superoxide dismutase [Fe], producing MSFELPALPYAKDALAPHISAETIEYHYGKHHQTYVTNLNNLVPGTEFEGLSLEEIVKKSSGGVFNNAAQVWNHTFYWNCLSPNGGGEPTGGLANAIERSFGSFEKFKEEFTKCAVTTFGSGWAWLVKNDKGGLELVSTSNAGCPLTDGKTPILTCDVWEHAYYIDFRNLRPKYLEAFWALVNWEFASANYEA
- a CDS encoding HDOD domain-containing protein yields the protein MTEDAEDELVRKALKNIKIPPAPHVLDKLHKELQKDEPELETVAEILAQDIGLSALVLRSVNSPYFGLRTKAVSIQHATSLFGLRNIVNIVAGLALRRVFEETEGANPPNFWDSPLNVAMAAAAIARAVFYSRPDEAYMLGLFHNAGHPLLTQHFAGYAEFMSQHINAADQSICAAEDRQYQVEHAVLGYYLARAWGLDKRIANVIRDHHQVKERFAARDRGDPSELSLLAILKMAEHIDKLFWGYQPDYEWLEIQDLILNFVGLSEQDFAELHQDIADNVLGGLTR
- a CDS encoding nickel-dependent hydrogenase large subunit, with translation MARVELNLSLNRVEGDLEIAVVLEDGVVAEARTVGTLYRGFEQIMLGRAPRDSLVITPRVCGICGTAHLYSAVLALEQIWQVPVPPNAVRIRNLCLIAEGIQNDLRQTFLFFAPDFCNPRYRDQAWFAELTERFEPFRGSIYRQTLAQSRKAVEVVAQFGGQWPHSSYMLPGGVTIPPDLRRILACRAVLDDIQHWYEQVIVGAPLDEWLALDSADAYFEWLETPAHADSALGLLSRCARSLGLHGMAAGTRHMLSFGAWCDPQQASGRLLPGGFYDGDSATLSPFDQQLVNEHVRHSWFRPYPGGRHPLNGETVPDFQPNSDRYTWAKAPRYGDKAVQTGPLAELLIGGDALIRSLHAAEGGNAWLRQFARVRRIAYELAGARRMLEELAADIGQPHILNPAKSAEIDGEGFGLIMAARGALGHWLKIEDGVIAQYQIVTPTAWNASPRDSNGLPGHWEQSLVGVAVQDPDDPIEIGHIIRSHDPCLVCTVHMLDSGKKLRFAP